The Schistocerca gregaria isolate iqSchGreg1 chromosome X, iqSchGreg1.2, whole genome shotgun sequence nucleotide sequence ATTAGGAGACCATTTTGAAATGTGGGTCCCTTCTACCACCTGGTGCTGAGAAACGAAGTGCCTTGTAAATTTGTAACCATTATAAATTTTCTATTTATGAATCAATTTTATTCAATTTGGTGTCATTGGAAAGTAAAAGAATAGagctataataaaaaaaattattaaagtgcTGTGTCCAAGcaacaaatgtttgaaaatttgcaattaatgtaatttctcaccaatttttttgcaaatttcaggattttttttcagcataatcacaagtttcaccatctgaatttttgtttcaaataattccTACTGTCATACTTTTCAAGATAAAAAAATCAGAAATGTGTTTGTCCTCTATTGTTAGATCTTATACTTATTCAATAATGCTGTAATGATTATTTTCTTCAAATAGCTAATCAACAATAcatgaaacaacaatgaaaaattcggTCTAGCAGCAACACTCGCATGCAACACAGGCTGTGTGTGTTAGGTTTTTGTGTGTCTGTGCACTTTATATATCTGAAGGACTTTTTTGTCTTGATTTTGTTCTTCTTACATAAGCAGCCAATCTGTCTGGTAATTagagaacaaaaaaaagtttcaaaccaTCCAGTTCTTTTCTGTAACATACTCAGTTGGTTAAAAATCACAATGGAAAATATATGTTCTTTAGGTTTTGTGTCAGCAGTTGTGTGTCATAAGAAAAGCAGTAGCACTGAAGAGCTTGATTTAATAGATATGTCAAGCCTGAATCAAGCTGATATTGAATTATTGAAGCTAAGAAGCACCTGCGAAAATATTGAGTGTGTTTGTTCTTCTCACAAAAGTCTCTATTTGGGAACATTTGAAGACAGACAAAGAATTTGCTGTGAACCTTTTAAGAAGCGTGGTCAAAAGACTGCTAAGAAATCTTTGAAATCTATTTCTTTAACCATGGCAATTAAATATAAAACCCTTAGACTTATCCAAAGTACCAAACTATGCATAACATGCCGTAATGACATTTTATCTCCTATGGGGGATAACCTTCCAGGGATGGATGAATGTGAAGTTGAAGATTAAGAATATACACCACATCCATCTACAGCTCTTCAAAAACTTAATGAAAATTGTGAACTACTTGAAACTTCACCATTTAAGGTTACCAAGAGAGCACAAGACAGGCGTCCAGAATACATTCGATCCAAGTCTCGTCTCTTAGCTTTAAAATTCCAGCAAATAGCATCAGAAGTGCAACATGTTCCAGTGAAAAATGCGTCTAAAAAAACTGGCAGTGCTGAATGATCAGACTGTAATATTTTAATGCAAAAACTTAAAGAGAAATTCAGCAGAAGTTCtgttaaagaaaaactacaaatacttcCCTTAGCACCAGTTtcatggagtaaaaaaaaaaatccaaatgttTTTTAACATTACCGAATACATGGTAAAGAAATCGAGGGTATTGCTAGAAGAAGATGGTATTTTGTCAAAAGGGAGTCATAAAGTGGGAAGCAGAATAGGTAAGGATGTGGAAAAACGTGTCCAGAATTTTTACTGTGAAGATGATATAAGTCAAATTTCtgctaataaaaaaaactgtctgtCTGCCCCTTCAGAAAATGGCAGAAGAGTGTATAACACAAAATGACTAATTTTACATAATCTGAAAGATGTATACTcagctttcagagaaaaatacccCGAAGATAAAATTGGTTTTACTAAATTTTGTGAACTTAGGCCAAAagtatgtgttactgtgaacagtcgtGGAATGCGTAACGTATGTGTATGCATGTATCACcaaaatgtaaaactgttaatGCATGCTGCACATAATGAAAGAACCGTACACTGAAGTTCTACAGAAACTTGTTTGCAATCTGGAAAACGAGGAGTGCATGCTGCATCACTACTCTCGGTGTCCTGCCGAATATGAACTGCACAGTTTTTTAATGGAGCTGAATCCTTACAAGATTGTGAAAAAGTTGTATTCAAAAACGATATGAGACTGGTTCTATCATTCCTGGGACAAGAGTGAATCGTTTTTTCAAACCATTGAATGAAAACAAGTTGCTGATAAAGCGTGTTTCATCATCTGCTAGATTCATTCAAGTTTCTCTTGGGATGCAAAACAATGCCTGTAACACAattaaagaagaaacatttgtcgCAGCTATCTACGATAGCCAGTGGTGGCTTGGAAAAATTCTAGAGATAAGTGCAG carries:
- the LOC126297947 gene encoding ARL14 effector protein-like — its product is MENICSLGFVSAVVCHKKSSSTEELDLIDMSSLNQADIELLKLRSTCENIECVCSSHKSLYLGTFEDRQRICCEPFKKRGQKTAKKSLKSISLTMAIKYKTLRLIQSTKLCITCPLQKLNENCELLETSPFKVTKRAQDRRPEYIRSKSRLLALKFQQIASEVQHVPVKNASKKTGSAE